tatgtgttttgtcaaaataagtgcctgctccACAAgcgtcaaaactgtttataataaaagagacgctcacgttcacaaaatacacgcaagacactcccttaacagtaaactctgattacgcatgagattatgcgagtatctggcaaacgcgagtgcctcttttatcataaacccttaaaggagcatttcacccgtagaaacattaatctttattgaaagtgtgtcatatttgtattcaaaatgtaacatgcatttagaatttggtgcatATTGGACCGcaaaaaggggtgtttgtagtctcactccctcaacaaagatattggacttccttctttcaatgatttttacatcattgaaagaaggaagtgcaacactgaaatctgtatttctcctgtctcagcggaaactgaggaaatgatgcacaaCTATTCAAAACAtgctggggttctaactatacaaagctttatgcaaatgacgcatctgcagcaggcacttattttgacaatacacgtgatgcacacaggatctctcgatgcgcagaacacatattttaaaaaaggaactacacacatgacgggctacatacatgttgtgacaaacttcgcatcgagcgcccccagaaaaaaagaagtcaccggccgccactgtaaCATTGTatgtagggatgctaaacaattaatcgcaattaatcgttagcagaataaaagtttttacacacatgtaaacatttctaaaacatatacatgcatgtgtgtacatttatttatacaaagttattatacacaattcacacacatatatgatgtaaacaaaatattttattctgctaacgattaatcgcgattaatcgttaagaaTCCCTAATTGTatgcattaattttacacagcgACGTTAGCTCAGTATAGTTTTTGATacactttagctatgatttgaactaagataatctacttattatttattttgcttgttaaaagaaataaactactcttaaAGGACTCTATTGTTTTTGATTCTTTGCAGAGATTTCCAAAAGTTAAATTTGTTCtacgaaagccgtttgtttaggTTGTTACTGCTTAAACCTCTATAGGTGGGGTCTTTAGTTTACAGAGTGGGCAAGTTGTTGAAAGCATGGGAGTGGTCTAATTCATTGGCTGTGTATGAAGAACATAAGCTAAGCTTACAGTTTTAATTAACAGcattcaaaataattttgtatgatttttatttatttactaatTGGTGATCATAATTATTTTGCTGTTGCATCATTTAATGCAAGCAATAAGCCAGACCACATACCAGAGGTTCAGTTTTAGCCAAACTGTAGTTTGGGGAGTTTGTCTGCAACCAACCATAGCAAATTCGCCATATGCATTAATTATGCGTTATCACAGTGAGTCACATTCTGTCACATTCCTTCAAGGCATTTTTTTCAGAATAGAGCCGTGTGTAAGATGtgagagtttaaaaaaaatccttgtagAAACCATCTAACTCTCGTTGTTCCTGTCAGGACTCTGGCGAGATGAGTCGGAGTCACTCGGAGGGTGCTTACGCGAACACCGTCCTCccaaatcatcatcatcaacatCGTACCCATCGCAGAGTGTTTGAAGACTTTGCCTGCTAGGAACCTGCCCGGCAGCTCTAGTGCTGTTGACGACTACAGAAAGAGTCTCTGTGTACTGAGTTTGGGCTCAGTGATAGACCCTCAGACCTCAGCGCTGATCTCTTTTACTGTCACCAGTTAAAGCTACAGCCAAAGTCGAACTCGAAACCCTTGCTTCTAACCGAACGCAGGCACGGATCGGACAACACATTGCGTTCCGGCGGGAGACCTGTCTGACACCACCTTCTCTACCCCTCCTCTCAATGGAAGTGACATCACTGACAAATCTTAGATTTTTAAATTGAATACTTTGGTATTGGTCCTCTGTAATATCAAGGCATAGATTGCATGACATAGATCCACTTTATTTATTCTTCAGATACTgtttaaacattacattttttatattttgtcagCTGTTAAGATTTTTCTTAAGTGAATTCTCATCTTGTGAAATATTATAATACAAATTAATCTACAAATGTAAATGATGTATTTTGAATCATGGCTATCAACCCTTAGAATCCAATCGCTTTATTCTCATAAAGTAAATCATGAGAAAGGTGTAGAATAGTGAGTGTCAGAAAAAGTCAAATGTATCCAATTGGGTATTGGGTATGTCTGGTAAATGCTTTGTTTATCTCAAATGATTTGTGATTTATTTAACTTAAAGTATATTGAATAGTCCACTAATTTTGTAATGTTATTTATAGAGATACATGTGAGTGGTAATGGGTGTCattagcagcaacaacataatctTTTTGTAAGGTTATTTCTCTTTGGAGAGCAGAATGTGTACAGTAAAACCcagatgacatggtggtaaCCATATGGACAATGTTTATTTCAACCATCCAACGGCTGATGGATTCACTTTCCCAGACCTCCCaaatatgtttaataaaactGACCTCATGTTCCTAGTTTATCTTATGAATGAGACCGAGTTAAACAGCCCCACGGAGAATGGTATACGATGTTTGCTCAACACACTTTCGAACTGTGAGTAATCGCTAGATGTTTGAAAGTTAGTCATTGAGTTTTGTTTTTCCTCTGTATTAGTAGTCAAAGGTGCAGCACTATCTCTGACAAAAAGCCAGATGTGAGAAGCATATTAATGAGGAGCTTACAATTTTTCTGTGTATGAAAATAAGCAAGCACTGACATATTTCACTTTTCCCATGTGCTGCCGGTATAACCATATCATCTAATGTCAGTAATGCATTTGtgtttacaaatatattttttatattgccaTGAGTGAACCGTGTAGCACCTCCAGAAATTCCATGCACGGTCTTGGCCAACATTCCAAATAGTTAtgcacatttttcaaaaatgtatttccaGCATATTCGATCCATAAGCAATGCTTACAAGTGGAATTGGCAGTGGTTTCAACGAACAAATTTAATTTTGTAGTCAGACATTTGAAGTGTAGTAATGACAATAGTATGTTTGTCtgattcatatttataatatgtgtacgatttaaaaacaaaaatcagtAAAACCATATATTTATGTCAATTTCTTTATAAGTAAATGcgttatatacatttttgctATATAGAACATGTTTTCATTTCCTCTCCCATGTTAAATTTTATAAATGTGGCACTACAGTATTATAAGTCTTAGTGAAACAGATACGTACTGTATACTTTTTTAGTAGATACAATGAGCAAGAAAGACTCTTTTTCAGTGCATTTTGCAAGAATGCATTTCATTTATGGATATCAAAACCATGCACTCATAGTCACAAAGTAATCATGGCTAATACAGGCTTTAAACGTTCATAAAATTGCATCACagtgacatttttaaaggttCCCAGTCAGAGTCTGATGGTACCCTGAGTCGGTTATGCATAATAATACAGTTTACTGTCATAAATAACTCTGCTCTCAGCGGTGAATGCAAAATAGCTGACATACCAGTGCATGTCAAAGAACTGCAGTGGAACAAATCACTCAGATTTGATTTGGCATTATCTATCAACCTCATGCAGTACAGTCGTATATTTCTGCACTTGTGGCCTATCTTACATGTGCAGAAGGGATTCCTGCGAATGTTGAAATGCAATTGCGTTTGCACAACTCGGAGGTCCTTTAAAAAGGACTATATTTGTACTCTCTGGAAACAGTGTTTTCAACAAAGTACATGCCAGAAATTTTGTGCAATTTATCAAACGGTGAATTCAGATACTTTTCATTAAAATTACACTGCCCAAATAAATGCTCACACATGCttctaaaataattttaattctCAGTTGACTTATATCAATTAAAATTCCTTCACCTCTACTGTTTAAGATTCAAACTCCAGTTTAATACTCAAAGCGATGTTTAGCTTTGTGTGTATTTTAAAAATTGTTACAGCTTTGAAGTGCTGCTCATTTCCACCCGATTTTGGCAGTCGGACCACCATTTAGCTCCAAGAGGGGGCCGTAAAATGAAGCACGGAAGCAGCGTATAGTGTAAACAGACTGTTGAGATTTCCACACGATTAAAGGCATCAGGACTAATCAGGCTAATTACCCATTACACTCCAGAGCCTAATGGACTGTGCACAAGACTACAACACATAATACAGTTTGTACAAAGGTCTGCTGTTATGACCGTGGTTTCCGTTAGAacacattttataaatgtaacgaTGGTACGTACTGAAGTCCTATAATAAAATCTTGATAAATTAACTGCATTGGCTTTGTTCATTTCGTGGTAATGAGAAAAGCACGCTCACACCGTGCATTTGACATCATTTGATTTTCTCAGTGAGTGCCTATAAGACATATTAAAAGAACCTTTCCGGTTGAAGATAAGCaaagatattggatataacaagattAAGCACTGCTAATGCTGTGAATAGAGGACAATACAACTCTTTGAATATGACCGCTTTGGCAACGGAAGTCCCGCTTCCAGTTAAAAGGCCCTATCATAAAATCAGTAAAGACTGATGATTCTCAAGAAGAGGGATTTTTATAGTCACGTTAGGTGCTCAATGTCTTTGCTGCCTTCATTTTTTTAGTTGagcaactcagatttacaagtcattttacttactattatttatcttgactagagatgcgttattataacataaaatatagttgatataagTCAACTTTGTTTTATGAGGttatagcaactcatctctagtcaagataaataatagtaagttaaaatgacttgtaaatctgagttgctcaacttaaaaatgtaatgctgggtacacaccaaaagattttttacatcttataagattttcaaaatgtgatagaccacaaacatgaggataaaaatTCTAGATTTAAACGTTTTGCtgtgtggtgtgccatgatgtgtcaaagacagcacaccacttacaaacagattttcaaccagagactcgactgtgaacacaggaaatcttTCATAATCTCGCaagacttcagaataagcatggTGGACGATATGCAGGAATTAATTTCAATAGTGTTTGGAATCATTTTCACAGAAAATTCAAGGGAAAATAAGaaaagggtttgggtgaagTCGTGGAGACAGCGGGAACATGGTCTGTACAAGTTTACTTTGTATCAACTTTGTGCTGCTCCATGACTGCTTCCGTCTTTCATCATCttgctttctgattggatattgtttcaTTTCATGGATAATCTCAAGAGCATGCATGCGTTTGTCCTCTGGGTTCCCCTcacacatcaggatttctgatcataaatattaaagatgTTTAATATTTTCGATTCGCAATCTGGCGGCTCCGATGTTCTTCCGATCAggttcggacactcttaacacacctcacacaaCGGGACCATTGATAAGATAATCCgtagaaccatcaagataatcgGGAAACAGCTAGGATCGTCGGAAGGGGGGAAATCGTCCCAAAATCAGCatgattatcttttggtgtgtacccagcataaggcagcaaagaatttTTTCTTTGtagtaaacaaaacaacatcaaaagGTGTTTTTAGTGCAACTTGAGcctaaaaaaacaaaagttgAGGTACAGTTGATgtgatatttataaaatatgttaaatatgTTGATTTTAGCAGAAGATTTTAGAAAtttctgactttttccattCAAGTACATAGGAATTTAATCTTGCATTACTGATGTAATTGTCCAGAGGCGTCACAAACACGGCCTTGTGGCACGACTTTGAGACAAGCTGTGTGTACTGTATAAACTTTATAAGCTCATGTATATGAATATCGCAGAATATAACACTGACTTGCCTGTTATTCTATTATAACAACCAGAAATACATTGCAATGACATTGCTATGAACAAATATGCTGTTATAACAAATGTTAAATGTATAGTgcatccaaaaataaaaagtctgttatcattttctcatcctcaagTTGTTAAAACCtggatacatttctttgttttgctaaacacaaaggaagatattttgagcaatgtttgtaaccaaaccgtttttgagCACAATTAACTTCTATAGTATTCTGTCCGTATACTTTGAAAGTCAATAGCGCTCCTGTTTCcggcttgattacaaatatctttctattgttgtattttttatgGTTCAGCAGAACATAGAAATTTATacttgaaggtgagtaaatcatgacaaaatttttatttttgggtaaactatccattGAAATCGGAAATATACAGCATCAAATTGGGTGTGATTTCGCCAAAAAGGTTTTAGATTAATTcaggattaggccttagttaaGGACATTTCAGTCCTTTtaacaaacaaaccttaaaaaaacaaaaccggTGTGCATATTgagagacaaaacaatggcactgatatatgttagggtgtttttaaattaaggcatctcaaacatgcattttagtctgggaataGGATAAGCCATGTCCGGGAAAGGTTTACGTAGATATGTGTGGTATTACTGTGGACAACGTTCAACATTAAGTCAATACCACAGAACGTCTACTGTATAAATCTTGTTCAGTAAAGTCTGCCAGTTTCCCACTAATAGTGATATATTACAACTACTGTGCAGTACTTGCTTGAAATTAAAACGATTCAAGCTGTATAAAAAATGATAGAGTGATCTGCTGAGGATACATTCAGATCCCATACAAATGTAGCAGTATTAAATGACTTCAGTATAATTAGATACTGCTGACTTTGGCTGACTGGTACTTATGTGGGCTCACTTTGTGCCCAAAGCCAGCATGTGTGGTTAAGAGCTTTAAAAAAGAGGGCATATAAATAGAGGTGAACAACCAATAAACCATGCCCATGAAATGCCACAAAATTTACAGCTTCTCATTAAGACTGACATTTAATCTACATCTTATTGGCTAGCCTTTGATTCATGCTGCAGTGACCCAAAAATAAATGCCAATGCAAATGCAATATACAGCTGTATTCAAATCCGCTTCTGGAGGTTTCACCCTAACCCTGCCCTTACAAACCTATCTAAAAATGTTAAGTAAACCCAACCACCTTGGGTCAGTTAGTTCAGATGTGTTTTATTAAGGTTGAATCCAAACTTTGCAGAACGGTGGCCGTCCAGGAGAGGATATGCTGTGTAAGTAAAAGATAGCAAAAGAAAAGGCTGCTACACATTTATCTGAGCTATAACATACAAcgtctttattaaacatttgtACAATAATATCAGAACAAAATACAGTAAATTTATAGAGAATATTCATCAAGAAAATATCAAAGGTGAGGTTAAGTAACAGTACTGTGAAAGCATCGGAGAGCAGGCAAAATCCCATGATCCTTTGCTGACCCCTAAAGGCCAGTAGCTGCTTCAATCTGCGCTCAGTCTGTGACACTCTGTGCATTCAATCTCATAATGTGCATGTATCGTTTTTATAAAGATACAAAACATCAAGTTTTAAAACCTATTTCACAGCACTTTTTCATCTCCAGCATTGTAATATTGAATAACACTATCCTAGTCAGTGTACTGCATTTATGACtgatttaaattaaaatctCTTAACACAACATAAATATAGTAAACACATGTACCACAAACAAGCAAACATCTCTCTTAATAATCTAACTGTATACAGCCCATAGTGTTGCCAcagaaaaagtgtttaaatgagTAGTGAAACATAACGGGTGAGTGCATCTTAGATATTTgaaacctacactgtaaaaatccttgtagcacttaaatttttaagtttaatcaacttcaCAATTCATTCATCATTTTTGACATGTGATGATTTGCTataagttataaaaataaagttgaattagcttaagtaaacattttttttcatttacactgaaaaaacgattcattcaatttactacattttttaaggtaaatggttgcaatcaatttatttaagctacatttaaacaaaaaattagtaaaataaaataaaataaaaaacatttgtttaaatgtagcttaaataaattgatagcaaccacttaaaaattgagtaaattgaatgaatcatttttttattaaacttaaaaatgttaagtgcaacaaggaatattttacagtgttttaTTCAGCATTATACTCATTAGGGATGTTTCCCTCAGCAGGCTTTAAGCAGACTAAATCTGTAAAGTGTTGCACTGGTACTGAGCTCCTGAGCACAGAAACTAACTAAACCCATGTAACTCACCCTAAATTATTTCTTATTTCTTGTGAAAATGTGTGCAAAAAGTATactgaaacataaaaaaattttgaCGTAAGGCAGATGTCCGATGAAATTATTAGTGCAAGACTTTAAAAAACTTTGCTTCATCTGAAAAATCTCTTTGAGGCtgttttaatgataaatatttacatgtgcaTGTATTTGTAAAGGTATCCATGTTCAAAACAAATCACAACAAAGCATAAATTAATAATACAGCTATCCTGgttaaaatatttgtaaaaaagtttacaaaataaatttgtTACTTGGCCCccaattttttttcttctttttaataGTAtcttaaaagtacttttttaacACTAACAGGGTTCATAAATTGTGTATGAAGCATTTACAACgctttataaaaacaacaaactcaCTGGAATAACACAGAATCTGGCTATGGTTCCTTCTCTCTCGTAATAACCCTGCTATATTaaatatacattaattttaacatttttaacatagaTAAAATAGCTAACttaaacaaacaagcaaatGTGTACCATCTATGACAACAAGAACACGGCATAAGAGTTGACTTTAAAGGCACAGTGATGTGTTAAGGCAGTGCTTCCCATTACTGGTCCTCGAGGCACTCCTCCcggaaagttttagatgtctccttatttaacacacctgatttaactcatcagcttgttagggagacatgttaaCCATTTTGGAAAGATGTTTTAAataaggtgttttaaataaggagacatctaaaactttctggcaGGGGGGCcccgaggaccaggattgggaagcactgtgTTATGGTATGTTACGGGAGTGATCTTTTAAACAGTCTGGTTTAAAAGCCAAGACAAAGCGAGTTGCTGCaaatcaaacaaaaaacaattatAAACAATAATGTAACTCTTCAGCCGCTCTTTGGTACCAAAAGTATTTCTGACTCAGAGCAAATTCCACTCAAGTTTCAGTCCATTGTATGAGGTGGAGGAGTTATCACCTCCTAGTACTCGCTCAATATTTGAGTTTTGGTGTTAAGTACTGTTGCCCTGCTCTTGTTCAAACAACAGCATGGCGAGCTGAGAGCGTGATCCGAGGCTGTCCAGGGTGCTCTGTACACACCTCTGGTAGATATCTTCACTCAGACGTGGATTACAAGGCTGGTAACTATATTTCTCGTGAAGGGCCGGCTCAACCGCTCGGAAAACGTGCAGGTTAGAGTATTTTATGAACATGTCATATATATCCAGGCTCTCCAGGATCTCCTCATTCTCCTGGACATCCGAGGACATGCGTGTCCGTGCTGCCATGTAGTCTGAGTTGTAAAAACACGCCTCGTTGAAGGAGCTACGATCGAAGTGACCAGTCTCCTTGATCAGATCAACCGTGTTGGGACGAGGCTGGTTATGATAAGCGATGCTGGGATTGAAGTATTGGAAGTGGATGGGAAAAAACACCTGCCAGTTGTTAATGGAGTTCATCCGACAGCGATTGAGGAACTCAGAGTTGATGTTGGTTTGCACAGTGGCGATAAAGAACAGAGTGTCAACCGGGTGCTTCTTGGAGATGATGTCCATTAACTTGATTTGAGAGGGACTTTCGCTTTTAACGCTGATCCAGGGGACTTTAACTGTGGGATATCTGTGCTCATAGGCGTTGATTTGCGCTTTGATGCTGGCAAAGATGTCATTCTGGTTGACCTGCTGGGCCTCGATTGGATCGTAGATAAAAAGAAACGTTAAGATTGCATTTTCACTGGTCTCAAAGGCATTTTGGGCGTACACTTCCAAAAACTGGTGAACAAGCTCTCTGTCTTGATGAGTAACAGGTAAGATGATGTGGACCCTGGTTGCCTCGGTAACATAAGGCATTGGGATGATCTCAATGCGACTAAGTGGCCTCACCAAGTGCACCCTTTTGGTGATGGATCGACTGTGTCCTTTCTGGTTCACCACCTCCAGCTGTAGATCCAGTGTGTACTCCATCCCTCTGGTCGGGTCAAAGCGCCTGTATCCATTAATTAGTTGCTGTTTCTTTAGATGTAGAACAGGCTTGTACTTCTTGTTCAGCTCACCCATAGCCGTCTCGATGACATCGGCTACGTCCAGTTTATCAATTCCACGGAGCTCGCACTTCGGCGACCCATCAGTGCAAGAAAATACCTCATCCTCAGTGAAGTAATCCCACCGGAGAACCTCAAAACGTGTTTTGGGCTCGAAGGGAGGATTAATTCCAACAGGCCACATGGCACTACGGTTGCCCTCAAAAGCCACCAGACTCACGTTTTTTATTTCAGCCTGGTAAAAAGTAGAAACAAGGTGTTTATGGATTCTGCTGCCCAAATACgaatttaaattttattttagaaatttgAAGGTTAGTCACGTAAAGGAATACAAGCAGTTTTCAAAGCAAGCAGGGTGGGAAAGGTCAACAAAATCACTGATCAAGTTTCAAATCTGACCTATTATGTGATTTCAATAAATTGTGAAAGTGGACAAAACATGGTAGTTACAGCATTACACATTTAGATTTCTCAAATCGCATCAGATATTTGTCTAATATTAttctggatttacttaaaaaagtggatgcaaaaatgatgcactatatttttaagtaaatccagcctttattttttcagtgtaggaaTGGAATGGCCAATCAGATGCGTTTTAATAAATCACCAGAGCAGTCCGCTAAACACCCCGGTGTTTT
The genomic region above belongs to Paramisgurnus dabryanus chromosome 15, PD_genome_1.1, whole genome shotgun sequence and contains:
- the chpfa gene encoding chondroitin sulfate synthase 2 encodes the protein MRFSMLIGLLRPIGPVVIGISLGFTLSLLSVSWIEESCEINTVGDEGMILSQDGNLKGARKPNSISTGSDGEEDEEQDFQPRIIPYKPVKQTQPKKLFRAKYISTELGIRERLFVGILTSKSTINTLGVAVNRTISHHLDNVVFFTGTRSRKTPHGMFVVTHGDERLIWNMFQTIKYILEHYITEYDWFYLAQDDTYTQADRIKALVDHLSMDRVLYMGSPEEFIGGEMQGQYCYGGFGYLLSRSLLLRLQPFLENCRNDILSARHDEWLGRCIIDYADTNCVEEFEGMKYDYYEMGKNSDPSKEDNEDFNNALTVHPVSDPEQMYRLHKHFTEIELQKTYQEIEKLQAEIKNVSLVAFEGNRSAMWPVGINPPFEPKTRFEVLRWDYFTEDEVFSCTDGSPKCELRGIDKLDVADVIETAMGELNKKYKPVLHLKKQQLINGYRRFDPTRGMEYTLDLQLEVVNQKGHSRSITKRVHLVRPLSRIEIIPMPYVTEATRVHIILPVTHQDRELVHQFLEVYAQNAFETSENAILTFLFIYDPIEAQQVNQNDIFASIKAQINAYEHRYPTVKVPWISVKSESPSQIKLMDIISKKHPVDTLFFIATVQTNINSEFLNRCRMNSINNWQVFFPIHFQYFNPSIAYHNQPRPNTVDLIKETGHFDRSSFNEACFYNSDYMAARTRMSSDVQENEEILESLDIYDMFIKYSNLHVFRAVEPALHEKYSYQPCNPRLSEDIYQRCVQSTLDSLGSRSQLAMLLFEQEQGNST